In Capsicum annuum cultivar UCD-10X-F1 unplaced genomic scaffold, UCD10Xv1.1 ctg47735, whole genome shotgun sequence, one genomic interval encodes:
- the LOC124892486 gene encoding zinc finger A20 and AN1 domain-containing stress-associated protein 8-like, giving the protein MESSKETGCRAPEDPVLCINDCDFFGSAATMNMCSKCQKGMILLKQEHAKLAAAFSKDVVRRSSSSDESELALAGVAVASADLASQISQVKSKEGLKKCTACHKHVGLTGFSCKCGDLFCAVHHYSGKHNCPFDYRNAGQNAIAKVNPIFVAEKL; this is encoded by the coding sequence ATGGAGTCATCTAAAGAGACAGGTTGTCGAGCTCCAGAAGACCCCGTCCTCTGCATCAACGACTGTGATTTTTTCGGTAGCGCAGCTACGATGAATATGTGTTCCAAGTGTCAAAAGGGCATGATACTACTGAAGCAGGAACATGCAAAGCTTGCAGCTGCATTTAGCAAAGACGTCGTACGAAGAAGCTCAAGCAGCGATGAATCAGAACTTGCTCTTGCAGGTGTCGCGGTTGCATCTGCAGATTTAGCCTCTCAGATTTCACAAGTGAAGTCAAAAGAGGGTTTGAAAAAGTGCACAGCTTGTCATAAGCATGTTGGATTAACGGGGTTCAGTTGCAAATGTGGTGATCTTTTCTGTGCAGTTCATCATTATTCaggcaaacacaactgcccgTTTGATTATAGGAATGCTGGTCAGAATGCAATAGCAAAAGTAAATCCTATCTTCGTAGCAGAAAAGCTTA